The proteins below come from a single Paludibacter jiangxiensis genomic window:
- the lptC gene encoding LPS export ABC transporter periplasmic protein LptC encodes MYNQHIKYNIKCLTIALGAVVLCFCTGCKKTESEIPVKPIDRTKLPRMYAENVTTLISDSGITRYRITTPVWYIYDKSSEPYWAFPKGVHLQRFDQSFHVDAEINCKKAYYYQVRQLWRLDGKVRMINLQGDMFESEQVYWNQRDQKIYSDSLIKITQRTKIITGLGFESNQTLTQYVIKKPQGIIPVSSAM; translated from the coding sequence ATGTATAACCAACATATAAAATACAACATCAAATGCTTAACAATCGCCCTTGGGGCGGTTGTTTTGTGCTTTTGTACAGGATGCAAAAAAACGGAATCTGAGATCCCCGTAAAACCTATTGACAGGACCAAACTGCCGAGAATGTATGCCGAAAATGTAACCACGTTAATTTCCGACTCGGGGATTACAAGATACAGGATTACTACGCCGGTTTGGTATATTTACGACAAATCGTCCGAACCGTACTGGGCTTTTCCAAAAGGCGTTCATTTGCAACGATTTGACCAGTCATTCCATGTTGACGCCGAAATCAACTGTAAGAAAGCCTACTACTATCAGGTGCGTCAGCTTTGGCGACTTGACGGTAAAGTCCGGATGATTAATTTACAGGGAGATATGTTTGAAAGCGAACAAGTCTACTGGAACCAGCGGGATCAAAAAATCTATTCTGATTCTCTGATCAAAATCACACAACGCACAAAGATTATTACCGGATTAGGTTTTGAGTCCAACCAGACTCTAACGCAATATGTCATCAAAAAGCCGCAGGGTATTATTCCGGTCAGCTCTGCAATGTAG
- a CDS encoding hemolysin family protein produces the protein MEIYLIIIISLLFSAFFSGMEIAYISSNKLRFELEKSQSHVTNFFLSIFYRYPEQFITTTLVGNNIALVIFSIMTAQLMHPLLLTVTGSDLFITLIETALATAFILLAGEYIPKIIFRSNPNLWLRIFSPLFFLFYIVLYPISKISVWVSIFLLRTVGVKVNSKHHHVFSRIDLDHLIQESIDHQDEEQDLDTEVKIFQNALDFSSVKLRDCMVPRTEIIAIDEAEASLQQLKQLFIETGHSKILIYQNNIDSIIGSIHSSEMLRHPDTWTEHINDVPIVPETMQANKLMKLFNQQKKSIAVVVDEYGGTAGIVTLEDILEEIFGEIEDEHDRSGLISKKLENGEYILSGRMEIDQVNELFDLEIPESDEYSTIAGFILSHYQNLPKANETIKVLHFTFRILKVENNRIDLVKLRLN, from the coding sequence ATGGAAATTTACCTTATAATAATTATTTCATTGCTATTTTCAGCCTTCTTTTCGGGAATGGAAATAGCTTATATATCTTCCAACAAACTAAGGTTTGAACTGGAAAAAAGTCAGAGTCATGTGACCAACTTTTTCCTTTCCATTTTTTATCGATACCCCGAGCAATTCATTACAACCACCTTAGTTGGCAATAATATTGCATTAGTCATTTTCAGTATAATGACTGCTCAGCTAATGCACCCGCTCTTGCTGACCGTCACAGGCAGCGACCTTTTTATCACATTAATCGAAACTGCATTAGCTACTGCTTTCATCCTATTGGCTGGAGAATATATTCCGAAGATTATCTTTCGTTCAAATCCCAATCTTTGGTTGAGAATATTTTCTCCGTTGTTTTTCCTGTTTTACATTGTTCTCTATCCTATTTCCAAAATCAGTGTCTGGGTCTCCATCTTCCTGCTCCGCACAGTTGGTGTCAAAGTGAATTCGAAGCATCATCATGTGTTCTCCCGTATAGATTTAGACCATTTGATTCAGGAAAGCATAGATCATCAGGACGAGGAACAGGATTTGGATACCGAAGTGAAAATTTTCCAGAATGCGCTGGACTTCTCTTCCGTTAAACTGCGGGATTGCATGGTGCCCCGCACCGAAATCATTGCCATTGATGAAGCTGAAGCATCGCTACAACAACTAAAACAGCTTTTTATTGAGACAGGACATTCAAAAATTCTCATCTACCAAAACAACATAGATTCCATCATAGGCTCTATCCATTCATCAGAAATGCTTCGCCATCCGGATACCTGGACAGAACATATTAATGACGTGCCTATTGTTCCGGAAACGATGCAGGCGAATAAATTGATGAAGTTATTCAACCAGCAAAAAAAGAGTATTGCCGTAGTGGTTGATGAATATGGAGGAACAGCCGGAATTGTAACCCTCGAAGATATTCTTGAAGAAATTTTTGGAGAAATAGAAGATGAACATGATCGCAGTGGATTGATCTCCAAGAAGCTTGAAAACGGGGAATATATCCTTTCCGGAAGAATGGAAATAGATCAGGTTAACGAGCTTTTTGACCTTGAGATTCCCGAATCTGACGAATACAGCACTATAGCAGGTTTTATATTAAGCCACTATCAGAACCTGCCAAAAGCCAACGAAACCATAAAAGTTCTGCATTTTACATTCCGTATACTCAAAGTAGAAAACAACAGGATAGACCTTGTTAAGCTTAGGCTTAATTGA
- a CDS encoding RsmD family RNA methyltransferase, whose amino-acid sequence MRIVSGKFKGRRFSPPTHITARPTTDFAKEALFNVLNNYISFEDCVVLDLFAGTGSISYEFASRGVKRVVSVEMSDKHLDFIHKIRQELGLMKVVYPIKMNVFRYIQQGKEQFDVIFADPPYEMKELPQLPALVLQGNLLSDDGIFILEHSAKQDFSQEPNFLEHRQYGNVNFSLFTRKVN is encoded by the coding sequence ATGCGAATTGTAAGCGGAAAATTCAAAGGTCGTCGGTTTAGCCCGCCAACCCACATCACGGCACGTCCAACAACGGACTTTGCCAAAGAAGCTTTATTTAATGTCCTGAATAACTACATTAGTTTTGAGGATTGTGTAGTCCTCGATCTTTTTGCAGGTACGGGCAGCATTAGTTACGAATTCGCCTCCAGAGGAGTAAAACGGGTTGTGAGTGTTGAGATGAGCGATAAGCATCTGGATTTTATACATAAAATCAGACAGGAGCTGGGCTTGATGAAGGTCGTTTATCCGATTAAAATGAATGTGTTTCGCTATATTCAACAGGGGAAGGAACAATTCGATGTGATATTTGCTGATCCTCCCTATGAAATGAAAGAATTACCTCAATTACCGGCGTTAGTGCTGCAGGGCAATTTGCTGAGTGATGACGGAATATTTATTCTTGAACATTCAGCCAAGCAGGACTTTAGTCAGGAGCCGAATTTTCTGGAACATCGTCAGTATGGCAATGTGAATTTTTCGCTGTTTACCAGGAAAGTCAATTAA
- a CDS encoding DUF3822 family protein, with translation MDIEIISDEFKLQQANRYSLWLYLSDNDCSFVILDDTSKLFVGIKRVSHISLTKTIELFDELSAIPFSRVSIALDAQPSLMIPRALFRQENKRNLLAFTSEFNEEHEVIEQFIPSLSMVNLFAVAPSFKSFIAPYFPKANLIHTSSAMLIAAANLSRSVDSSPTMGIRITDNYLYVCVFDNGKLMLSNYFAIKTCDDIVYWLLRLCEQFGFQTSKVRIYFQGVDNLLDERIVVLKQHFAKLNLLPLPDLFQLTPEIKAEAKEIFTDLFYLPICEL, from the coding sequence ATGGATATTGAGATTATTTCAGACGAATTCAAACTTCAACAAGCTAATCGCTATAGTTTATGGTTATACCTTAGCGATAATGATTGCTCGTTTGTTATTTTGGACGATACTTCAAAGCTATTTGTTGGCATAAAGAGGGTTAGCCATATCTCATTGACAAAAACAATTGAATTGTTTGACGAACTATCAGCAATTCCTTTCTCTCGTGTATCTATAGCCCTTGATGCACAGCCCAGCCTGATGATTCCCCGGGCTTTATTCAGGCAAGAAAATAAACGGAATTTATTGGCATTCACATCCGAATTTAACGAAGAACATGAAGTGATTGAGCAGTTTATTCCTTCCTTGTCAATGGTGAACCTTTTTGCTGTTGCTCCTTCTTTCAAATCATTTATTGCTCCCTATTTTCCCAAGGCAAATCTTATTCATACTTCTTCGGCAATGCTGATTGCAGCTGCCAATTTATCACGATCTGTCGATTCAAGTCCCACCATGGGAATTCGGATCACGGATAATTATTTGTATGTCTGTGTATTTGATAATGGGAAATTGATGTTGTCTAACTATTTTGCGATTAAGACTTGCGATGATATAGTTTATTGGCTCTTGCGCCTTTGCGAACAGTTTGGCTTCCAGACGTCAAAAGTGCGTATCTATTTTCAGGGAGTCGATAATTTGCTGGACGAACGGATTGTCGTTTTGAAGCAGCATTTTGCAAAGTTGAATTTACTTCCATTGCCTGATCTGTTTCAGTTGACTCCGGAGATAAAGGCAGAAGCCAAAGAAATTTTTACAGACTTGTTTTACCTTCCTATATGCGAATTGTAA
- a CDS encoding UDP-2,3-diacylglucosamine diphosphatase: MINGCGETVSQTRYRTIVLSDIHLGSKHSKVHEVLGFLSSFSCEKLILNGDIIDGWQLRKSQKYWSEKNTQFIKKIISKIVKEQTDVIYVRGNHDDFLDKIVPFAFPNIQVVKDYMLESNGKRYFVLHGDVFDNITVNMRWLAMIGDVGYNFLLNLNRIYNYFRIKRGKPYSSLAQHMKQKVKSAVSYISDFEKELVRLTKHKHCGGVICGHIHSPANCYYGDVHYLNSGDWVESLSALVEDEQGNWSVLHYQTIPAEIEAVFA; this comes from the coding sequence ATGATTAATGGATGCGGAGAAACTGTTTCGCAAACCAGATATCGCACTATCGTTCTTTCTGATATTCACTTGGGTTCTAAGCATAGCAAAGTGCATGAAGTGCTTGGCTTTCTCTCTTCATTTTCCTGCGAAAAGCTAATTCTCAATGGAGATATTATTGATGGTTGGCAGTTAAGAAAATCACAAAAATATTGGAGTGAAAAGAATACGCAGTTTATTAAGAAAATCATATCAAAGATTGTCAAAGAACAAACTGATGTGATATATGTAAGGGGAAACCATGATGATTTTCTGGATAAAATAGTTCCTTTTGCGTTTCCCAATATTCAGGTGGTGAAAGACTATATGCTGGAGTCGAATGGTAAACGGTATTTTGTACTGCATGGTGATGTATTTGATAACATCACGGTAAACATGCGGTGGTTGGCTATGATTGGGGATGTCGGCTATAATTTTCTTTTGAATCTGAATCGCATCTACAATTATTTCAGAATAAAGAGAGGAAAGCCATATTCTTCACTTGCTCAGCATATGAAGCAGAAAGTGAAGAGTGCTGTATCTTATATCTCAGACTTTGAAAAAGAACTGGTCAGACTTACCAAGCATAAGCATTGCGGCGGCGTGATATGCGGACATATTCACTCTCCGGCAAATTGTTACTATGGTGATGTTCACTATTTGAATTCCGGCGATTGGGTGGAAAGCCTTTCGGCATTGGTGGAAGACGAACAAGGGAATTGGAGTGTGTTGCATTATCAAACGATTCCTGCCGAAATTGAAGCAGTTTTTGCCTGA
- a CDS encoding DUF3857 domain-containing protein — protein MWKSHFVLIAFLFGVFVSVSGAETLNYPVSQIPDSLKTDAYSVVRYESTHFEYYDQHNGLQKVIRVVTILDEKGKDEADFFEGTGQFWELKKFSGEVYDANGKLVKKIRNSDLITSSFSQEVASDEIKNIYSYSQPNYPYTIKYEYEIKFKNGIVMFPVFAPVHNYNQSLQNAEYFLQIPKGVEYNVFTRNFAKEAVKTSKDGSDVCRWESVGFKAIDEEPVMAGIDSFVPLMMIKPCEFAYDKFIGSLNSWSDVGKFEWSLLKDRDVLPDQFVEKLKGMVSGLASDKEKVKKIFEFLQKSTRYVSIQLGVGGWQPIAASSVYQTGFGDCKGLSNYLRAMLKAVGIESYFTIIYSGDKKQFMKEFATPAQFNHAILTVPFKTDTIPLECTSQYTPFGYVHDNIAGHNALLVTPEGGKLYKLPQYADTLSYTHKCLQVSVDKNGMMKANVQCGYEMHEFREMLDFEKNMNNDERVKDIKSDFHLPNMTISDISCVEKRDALPRMTVKYKLNSETYAAKSGTRMFCPVNPLKNSMKLFSKRSRKYPFVFENGGLEYDTIQIALPEGVRIESCPSNVSLKKPFGSFYSAIQQHDGKLMIIQKINIKRGTYPANMNNEMKDFILAINNAFSAQIVLKTD, from the coding sequence ATGTGGAAGTCACACTTTGTTCTAATAGCATTTTTGTTTGGTGTTTTTGTTTCTGTCTCAGGGGCAGAAACCCTGAATTACCCGGTCAGTCAGATTCCGGATTCATTAAAAACGGATGCATATTCAGTAGTGCGGTATGAATCGACACACTTCGAGTATTATGATCAACATAATGGATTGCAGAAAGTGATTCGTGTTGTGACTATACTGGATGAAAAAGGGAAAGATGAAGCGGATTTTTTTGAGGGCACGGGTCAATTTTGGGAACTTAAAAAGTTTTCAGGAGAAGTGTACGATGCCAATGGGAAGTTGGTAAAAAAAATACGGAATTCGGATTTGATTACATCTTCATTTTCTCAGGAAGTGGCATCTGATGAAATTAAAAACATTTACAGTTACAGTCAGCCTAATTACCCATATACCATCAAATATGAGTATGAAATTAAATTTAAGAACGGGATTGTAATGTTTCCTGTCTTTGCTCCTGTACATAATTATAATCAGTCTTTGCAGAATGCGGAGTATTTTTTGCAAATTCCCAAAGGGGTTGAATATAATGTCTTTACGCGCAATTTTGCAAAAGAAGCCGTGAAGACAAGCAAAGACGGGTCCGATGTGTGCCGGTGGGAGTCCGTGGGATTTAAAGCTATTGATGAAGAGCCTGTAATGGCAGGGATAGATAGTTTTGTGCCTTTGATGATGATAAAACCGTGTGAGTTCGCTTATGATAAGTTCATAGGTTCATTGAATTCCTGGAGTGATGTCGGTAAATTTGAATGGAGCCTTCTCAAAGACAGAGATGTTTTGCCGGATCAATTTGTTGAAAAACTTAAAGGTATGGTTTCTGGGCTGGCTTCTGATAAAGAAAAGGTAAAAAAAATCTTTGAATTTTTGCAGAAATCCACTCGTTATGTAAGTATCCAATTGGGTGTCGGCGGATGGCAGCCTATCGCCGCATCTAGTGTTTATCAAACAGGATTTGGTGATTGCAAAGGATTAAGTAATTATTTGAGGGCAATGTTGAAAGCTGTAGGTATCGAATCTTATTTCACGATAATCTATAGCGGAGATAAGAAACAGTTTATGAAAGAATTCGCAACGCCCGCACAGTTTAATCATGCCATTCTTACAGTACCTTTTAAAACGGATACAATTCCCTTGGAGTGCACAAGCCAGTATACTCCTTTTGGGTACGTTCATGATAATATTGCAGGGCATAATGCTCTTTTGGTAACACCGGAGGGAGGCAAGCTATATAAACTACCTCAATATGCAGATACATTGTCTTATACACATAAATGTTTGCAAGTGAGTGTAGACAAGAATGGCATGATGAAGGCGAATGTACAGTGCGGATATGAGATGCATGAGTTTAGAGAAATGCTCGATTTTGAGAAAAATATGAATAATGACGAACGTGTTAAAGATATCAAATCTGATTTTCACTTGCCGAATATGACAATATCCGACATTTCATGTGTGGAAAAAAGAGATGCGCTTCCTCGGATGACTGTAAAATATAAGTTGAATTCAGAAACGTATGCAGCCAAATCCGGTACACGCATGTTTTGTCCAGTCAATCCTTTGAAGAATAGCATGAAGCTATTTTCAAAACGAAGCAGAAAATATCCGTTTGTTTTTGAAAATGGAGGTTTGGAATATGATACAATTCAAATTGCACTACCGGAAGGAGTGCGGATTGAGTCTTGTCCGTCAAACGTGTCTTTGAAAAAACCATTTGGCAGTTTTTATTCTGCTATTCAGCAACACGATGGGAAGTTGATGATAATTCAGAAGATAAACATTAAACGAGGTACTTATCCTGCCAACATGAATAACGAAATGAAAGATTTTATTTTGGCAATAAATAATGCATTCTCTGCACAGATTGTCTTGAAAACTGATTAG